A single region of the Agromyces sp. Leaf222 genome encodes:
- a CDS encoding Rv3654c family TadE-like protein, producing the protein MRDVGRSLMPAAAATRVVSRQPMAWRLGAGLVDVGSPGTGGAEGERGAASVVAVGLMAAIVLLTTLTLGVATTYVDARRAAAIADAAALAAADAVTGAIPGLPCEAADLVARRNGAALRSCEVDGAVSRVSVAVAGRIPGLDAAASARAGPPGSP; encoded by the coding sequence GTGCGCGATGTCGGGCGGTCGCTGATGCCGGCGGCGGCGGCCACGCGGGTCGTGTCCCGGCAGCCCATGGCGTGGCGGCTCGGCGCGGGGCTGGTCGACGTCGGCTCGCCCGGCACCGGCGGAGCCGAGGGCGAGCGGGGTGCGGCATCCGTCGTCGCCGTCGGCCTCATGGCGGCGATCGTGCTGCTCACGACGCTCACGCTGGGCGTCGCGACGACCTACGTCGACGCGCGACGTGCAGCTGCGATCGCCGATGCAGCGGCGCTCGCCGCGGCCGATGCCGTCACCGGGGCGATCCCGGGGCTGCCGTGCGAGGCCGCCGATCTCGTCGCCCGGCGCAACGGAGCCGCGCTGCGATCGTGCGAGGTCGACGGCGCGGTGAGCCGGGTCTCGGTCGCGGTCGCCGGGCGGATTCCGGGCCTCGACGCCGCGGCGTCCGCTCGCGCCGGACCGCCGGGCAGCCCGTGA
- a CDS encoding TadA family conjugal transfer-associated ATPase produces the protein MPDLAELGPLARYAASGEVTDLFVNGAAGLWIDRGAGPEPEPAWQADEAEVRALAVRLIARGGRHIDEATPAVDVRLGRGIRVHAVLPPVSTTGTLLSIRIPRAGGLPLAGLARTGMFGAEHERVLREAVRSRKNLLITGAGGTGKTTLLAALLAEAPAAERVVVIEDVAELQVAHPHVVALEARQPNIEGSGRIGLDVLLREALRMRPDRLVVGECRGPELRELLSALNTGHDGGAGTLHANSLDDVAARLEALGASAGLTPEAVGRQASSAFDLVVHLDRVEGRRRVAGIGTLTLVGGALSVVPLGAPPEVVQAISAVPSTHVPTAARDAHRSDPIGGEPC, from the coding sequence GTGCCCGACCTCGCGGAGCTCGGGCCGCTCGCGCGGTATGCGGCATCCGGCGAGGTCACCGACCTCTTCGTGAACGGCGCGGCCGGGCTCTGGATCGATCGAGGCGCCGGGCCCGAGCCGGAGCCCGCCTGGCAGGCCGACGAGGCCGAGGTGCGCGCCCTCGCCGTGCGGCTCATCGCGCGCGGAGGCCGGCACATCGACGAGGCGACGCCCGCGGTCGATGTGCGGCTCGGCCGAGGCATCCGGGTGCACGCCGTGCTGCCGCCCGTGTCGACCACCGGAACGCTGCTGTCGATCCGCATCCCGCGGGCCGGCGGGCTGCCGTTGGCCGGTCTGGCCCGCACCGGCATGTTCGGCGCCGAGCATGAGCGGGTGCTGCGCGAAGCCGTGCGCTCGCGCAAGAACCTGCTCATCACGGGCGCGGGCGGCACCGGCAAGACCACGCTCCTCGCCGCGCTCCTCGCCGAGGCTCCTGCCGCCGAGCGCGTCGTGGTCATCGAAGACGTCGCGGAGCTGCAGGTCGCGCATCCGCACGTGGTGGCGCTCGAGGCCAGGCAGCCGAACATCGAGGGGTCGGGTCGCATCGGGCTCGACGTGCTGCTCCGCGAGGCCCTGCGCATGCGCCCCGACCGGCTCGTGGTGGGGGAGTGCCGCGGGCCGGAGCTGCGCGAACTGCTCTCCGCACTGAACACCGGCCACGACGGCGGAGCCGGCACGCTGCACGCGAACTCGCTCGACGACGTCGCCGCGAGGCTCGAGGCGCTCGGGGCGTCGGCCGGGCTGACGCCGGAGGCTGTCGGGAGGCAGGCGTCGAGCGCCTTCGACCTCGTCGTGCACCTCGATCGCGTCGAGGGCCGACGGCGGGTCGCCGGCATCGGCACGCTCACCCTCGTCGGGGGTGCGCTGTCGGTCGTGCCCCTCGGCGCGCCACCGGAGGTGGTCCAGGCAATCTCCGCGGTCCCGTCGACGCACGTGCCGACGGCCGCACGCGACGCCCATCGATCCGATCCGATCGGCGGCGAACCATGCTGA
- a CDS encoding DUF4244 domain-containing protein, with translation MRTGTATGGRRILRRAVTAFAGERGAATAEYAVATMAAVGFAGLLVVILRGDEVRGILTDLVRNALTVG, from the coding sequence ATGCGCACCGGCACCGCGACCGGTGGTCGTCGAATCCTCCGTCGTGCGGTCACCGCATTCGCGGGCGAACGCGGCGCCGCGACCGCCGAGTACGCCGTGGCGACCATGGCGGCCGTCGGGTTCGCCGGACTCCTCGTGGTCATCCTCCGCGGCGATGAGGTGCGCGGCATCCTCACCGATCTCGTGCGGAATGCCCTCACCGTCGGCTGA
- the topA gene encoding type I DNA topoisomerase, whose amino-acid sequence MSGAKKLVIVESPTKMKSIAQYLGDGYEVLSSVGHIRDLIEPKNLPPELKKGGLGKFSVDVDNGFEPYYVVSDSKKKTVAELKRALKNADELLLATDEDREGEAIAWHLLQELKPKIPVRRMVFHEITKDAIQKAKDNTRELDTALVDAQETRRILDRLYGYEVSPVLWRKVGPGLSAGRVQSAATRLVVERERERLAFVSAEYWDLLGRFAPVPSGTAFEAKLVRLGGERIAAGRDFDDLGKLKSKAAVLDAATANALVEALRAPDVRRVVSKVEQKPWTRRPSAPFTTSTLQQEAGRKLRLSAKDTMRVAQSLYENGYITYMRTDSVSLSKQAIDAARAQATALYGADSVPSEPRTYAGKSKNAQEAHEAIRPSGEVFRTPSELASSLRGSEFKLYDLIWKRTVASQMADAKGQTATVTIEVGPTAADAAAPEGATAAVGGTIAEFTASGTVITFPGFRAAYEESRDEERNADDASGEAKLPPLKEGQEVSLDELEAKGHETSPLPRYTEASLVKRLEELGIGRPSTFASIISTILDRGYVTQRGQALVPSWIAFSVVRLLEEHFGDLVQFDFTAEMEDDLDRIASGEADRVDWLNGFYFGNETHRGLRQVVDNLGDIDAREINSMPISEGVTLRIGRYGPYLETVDPEAGPDATPRRVNLPQDLAPDELTPAKARELIDAPVQTDRVLGANPENGKQIVVKDGRFGPYVTELEPETDAARVDVATGEVIEAPKPKRGAKKPVAAKPRTASLFKSMQIEEIDLESALKLLDLPRIVGLDPESGDEITAQNGRYGPYLKKGAETRTLPSEDAIFEIDLAGALELLAQPKYGARRASSALKEFAEDPVSGKPIKVKDGRFGPYVTDGTTNATIPRAETVEEITFERAVELLQIKRDKGPAAPRAKAPAAKKPAAKKPAAKKPAAKTSAAAKTATTAATKTAATKTTAAKATAAKTTAAKATAPKATAAKKPAARATTTKPSEA is encoded by the coding sequence GTGTCAGGCGCGAAGAAACTGGTCATCGTCGAGTCGCCGACCAAGATGAAGTCGATCGCCCAGTACCTGGGCGACGGCTACGAGGTGCTCTCGTCGGTCGGCCACATCCGCGACCTCATCGAGCCCAAGAACCTTCCGCCCGAACTCAAGAAGGGCGGCCTCGGCAAGTTCTCGGTCGACGTCGACAACGGCTTCGAGCCCTACTACGTGGTCTCGGACTCCAAGAAGAAGACGGTCGCCGAACTCAAGCGCGCGCTGAAGAACGCCGACGAACTCCTCCTCGCCACTGATGAGGACCGCGAGGGCGAGGCCATCGCGTGGCACCTGCTGCAGGAACTGAAGCCCAAGATCCCCGTGCGTCGCATGGTCTTCCACGAGATCACCAAAGACGCGATCCAGAAGGCCAAGGACAACACCCGCGAGCTCGACACCGCGCTCGTCGACGCCCAGGAGACCCGCCGCATCCTCGACCGCCTGTACGGCTACGAAGTCTCGCCGGTGCTCTGGCGCAAGGTCGGTCCAGGACTCTCCGCCGGCCGCGTGCAGTCCGCTGCGACCCGGCTCGTCGTCGAGCGCGAGCGCGAGCGGCTCGCATTCGTCTCGGCCGAGTACTGGGACCTGCTGGGGCGTTTCGCGCCCGTGCCGTCCGGTACCGCGTTCGAGGCGAAGCTCGTGCGCCTCGGTGGTGAGCGCATCGCCGCCGGTCGCGACTTCGACGACCTCGGCAAGCTGAAGTCGAAGGCGGCCGTGCTCGATGCGGCGACCGCCAACGCCCTCGTCGAGGCGCTGCGGGCGCCCGACGTGCGCCGCGTCGTCTCGAAGGTCGAGCAGAAGCCGTGGACCCGCCGCCCCTCGGCCCCGTTCACGACGTCGACCCTGCAGCAGGAGGCCGGTCGCAAGCTGCGCCTCTCGGCGAAGGACACCATGCGCGTCGCGCAGTCGCTCTACGAGAACGGTTACATCACCTATATGCGAACCGACTCGGTCTCGCTGTCGAAGCAGGCGATCGACGCGGCACGCGCCCAGGCGACCGCACTGTACGGTGCCGACTCGGTGCCCTCTGAGCCCCGCACCTACGCAGGCAAGTCGAAGAACGCGCAGGAGGCGCACGAGGCGATCCGCCCGTCCGGCGAGGTGTTCCGCACCCCGTCCGAACTGGCCAGCTCGCTGCGCGGCAGCGAGTTCAAGCTCTACGACCTCATCTGGAAGCGCACCGTCGCCTCGCAGATGGCCGACGCCAAGGGCCAGACGGCCACCGTGACCATCGAGGTCGGCCCGACGGCCGCTGATGCCGCCGCGCCCGAGGGTGCGACCGCCGCGGTCGGCGGCACGATCGCCGAGTTCACCGCGAGCGGCACCGTCATCACGTTCCCGGGCTTCCGCGCGGCCTATGAAGAGAGCCGCGACGAGGAGCGCAACGCCGACGACGCGTCCGGCGAGGCGAAGCTCCCGCCGCTCAAGGAGGGCCAGGAGGTCTCCCTCGACGAGCTGGAGGCCAAGGGCCACGAGACCTCGCCGCTTCCGCGCTACACCGAGGCGAGCCTCGTGAAGCGACTCGAAGAGCTCGGCATCGGCCGCCCGTCGACGTTCGCCTCGATCATCTCGACGATCCTCGACCGCGGCTACGTCACCCAGCGCGGCCAGGCGCTCGTGCCGAGCTGGATCGCGTTCTCGGTCGTGCGACTCCTCGAGGAGCACTTCGGCGACCTCGTGCAGTTCGACTTCACCGCAGAGATGGAGGACGACCTCGACCGCATCGCCTCCGGCGAGGCCGACCGCGTCGACTGGCTCAACGGCTTCTACTTCGGCAACGAGACCCACCGCGGCCTGCGTCAGGTCGTCGACAACCTCGGCGACATCGATGCGCGCGAGATCAACTCGATGCCGATCAGCGAAGGTGTGACCCTCCGCATCGGCCGGTACGGCCCCTACCTCGAGACCGTCGACCCCGAGGCCGGTCCCGACGCGACCCCGCGCCGCGTGAACCTGCCGCAGGACCTCGCGCCCGACGAGCTCACGCCCGCGAAGGCGCGCGAGCTCATCGACGCACCCGTGCAGACCGATCGCGTGCTCGGCGCGAACCCCGAGAACGGCAAGCAGATCGTCGTCAAGGACGGCCGGTTCGGCCCGTACGTGACGGAGCTCGAGCCCGAGACGGATGCCGCGAGGGTCGACGTCGCGACCGGCGAGGTCATCGAGGCGCCCAAGCCGAAGCGCGGAGCCAAGAAGCCCGTCGCCGCGAAGCCGCGAACGGCCTCGCTGTTCAAGAGCATGCAGATCGAGGAGATCGACCTCGAGAGCGCCCTGAAGCTGCTCGACCTGCCGCGCATCGTCGGTCTCGACCCCGAGTCCGGCGACGAGATCACCGCGCAGAACGGGCGATACGGCCCCTACCTCAAGAAGGGCGCCGAGACCCGCACGCTGCCGAGCGAGGACGCGATCTTCGAAATCGATCTTGCGGGAGCGCTCGAACTGCTCGCGCAGCCGAAGTACGGTGCTCGTCGTGCCTCGAGCGCGCTGAAGGAGTTCGCCGAGGACCCCGTGAGCGGCAAGCCCATCAAGGTCAAGGACGGCCGGTTCGGTCCCTACGTGACCGACGGCACGACGAACGCGACGATCCCGCGCGCCGAGACGGTCGAGGAGATCACCTTCGAGCGCGCCGTCGAGCTGCTGCAGATCAAGCGCGACAAGGGGCCGGCCGCACCGCGGGCGAAGGCGCCGGCGGCGAAGAAGCCCGCGGCGAAGAAGCCCGCAGCCAAGAAGCCAGCCGCGAAGACGAGCGCTGCGGCCAAGACCGCGACGACTGCGGCGACGAAGACTGCGGCGACGAAGACGACGGCGGCGAAGGCGACGGCTGCGAAGACGACGGCTGCAAAGGCGACTGCCCCGAAGGCCACGGCGGCGAAGAAGCCCGCAGCGCGCGCGACCACGACGAAGCCGAGCGAGGCGTGA
- a CDS encoding TadE family type IV pilus minor pilin translates to MTAEFAVALPAIMLVLATCLASVHLVTLQVRLTDAAAAAARALGRGEAVEVASGIAVRIAGSTELSHSDDGTFACVTLAASGGGLLAPIRLTSESCAMSGGR, encoded by the coding sequence GTGACGGCCGAGTTCGCCGTCGCGCTGCCCGCGATCATGCTCGTGCTCGCGACCTGCCTCGCATCGGTGCACCTGGTGACGCTGCAGGTGCGGTTGACGGATGCCGCGGCCGCCGCGGCACGGGCGCTCGGCCGTGGAGAGGCGGTCGAGGTCGCCTCCGGCATCGCCGTCCGCATCGCCGGAAGCACCGAGCTGTCGCACAGCGACGACGGCACCTTCGCCTGCGTCACGCTCGCGGCCTCCGGAGGCGGCCTGCTCGCGCCGATCCGGCTCACGAGCGAGTCGTGCGCGATGTCGGGCGGTCGCTGA
- a CDS encoding glycerophosphodiester phosphodiesterase family protein, whose translation MSDERTPHPLVIGHRGASGYRPEHTRSAYELAFALGADAVEPDLVATRDGVLVLRHENEISGTTDVGSRPEFAGRRTTREIDGSPLTGWFTEDFTWAELATLRATERLGALRHASASFDGRYPVIRLRDLFEIIDRAAAEQVAAGRRHRVLRMVAEFKHASYFAGIGLPLDELFEAELEAAGWGDGGDRLIMEAFEPTVLDELAARGIRGSKVLLIEGSGSPADLVRTAGAGAPRYDSFVTDAGLRALVGRFDGVSVGVPRLLDADAAAARGAQAARGGGSPADAPLRGAALVSAAHAAGLTVFTWTLRPENTFLSARFRRGKGKSTWGDWQGAFGEVLATGVDGVFVDQPDLGVEIRAELASG comes from the coding sequence ATGTCGGACGAACGCACCCCGCATCCGCTCGTCATCGGCCATCGCGGCGCCTCCGGGTACCGCCCCGAGCACACCCGCTCGGCGTATGAACTCGCGTTCGCCCTCGGCGCCGACGCGGTCGAGCCCGACCTGGTCGCCACGCGCGACGGCGTGCTCGTGCTCCGCCACGAGAACGAGATCTCGGGAACGACGGATGTCGGCTCCCGCCCCGAGTTCGCCGGCCGCCGCACGACGCGCGAGATCGACGGGTCGCCCCTCACGGGGTGGTTCACCGAGGACTTCACGTGGGCCGAGCTCGCGACGCTGCGCGCGACCGAGCGCCTCGGCGCGCTGCGACACGCGAGCGCGAGCTTCGACGGCCGCTATCCGGTGATCCGGTTGCGCGACCTCTTCGAGATCATCGACCGGGCCGCCGCCGAGCAGGTCGCGGCCGGCCGCCGGCATCGCGTGCTGCGCATGGTGGCCGAGTTCAAGCACGCCTCCTACTTCGCCGGCATCGGGCTTCCGCTCGACGAGCTCTTCGAGGCCGAGCTCGAGGCGGCGGGCTGGGGCGATGGCGGCGACCGGCTCATCATGGAGGCGTTCGAGCCGACCGTGCTCGACGAGCTCGCGGCACGCGGCATCCGCGGGTCGAAGGTGCTGCTGATCGAGGGCTCGGGCTCGCCGGCGGATCTCGTGCGAACCGCCGGTGCGGGGGCGCCCAGGTACGACTCGTTCGTGACGGATGCCGGCCTGCGCGCGCTCGTGGGCCGGTTCGACGGGGTGAGCGTCGGCGTGCCGAGACTCCTCGACGCGGATGCCGCGGCCGCGCGCGGTGCGCAGGCTGCGCGTGGTGGCGGGTCGCCCGCCGACGCGCCCCTTCGCGGGGCCGCCCTCGTCTCTGCAGCCCACGCCGCAGGGCTCACGGTCTTCACGTGGACCCTGCGCCCCGAGAACACGTTCCTGTCCGCTCGCTTTCGCCGGGGCAAGGGCAAGTCCACGTGGGGCGACTGGCAGGGCGCGTTCGGCGAGGTCTTGGCCACGGGCGTCGACGGTGTCTTCGTCGACCAGCCCGACCTCGGGGTCGAGATCCGCGCGGAGCTGGCGAGCGGCTGA
- the acs gene encoding acetate--CoA ligase: MTVQIDHALEEIRRFRPSPEFAANAVADAGLYDAAHADRVGFWADQSRELLQWDKPFTKTLDWTNPPFAKWFEDGELNVAVNCLDRHVEAGNGDRVALHWIGEPGDTRDITYAELTAEVKRAANVLTDLGVGSGDRVAIYLPMIPEAVVSMLAVARIGAIHSVVFGGFSADSLASRIDDAEASLVITADGGYRKGKVFALKPVVDDALTKSVGGSVRNVLVVKRGENEVEWSEGRDLWWHETVATASSEHEAASFEAEHPLFILYTSGTTGKPKGILHTSGGYLTQAAFTHRNVFDLHPETDVYWCTADVGWITGHSYVVYGPLANGATQVLYEGTPDTPHPGRWWEIVEQYKVSILYTAPTAIRSFMKLGRQIPQAFSLRSLRLLGSVGEPINPEAWIWYRHVIGGGSIPVVDTWWQTETGAIMISALPGVTDLKPGSAQVAVPGIAIDILSDDGTPVEGEEGGLLVVTEPWPSMLRGIWGDPERFKETYWEKFGDKYFAGDGARRDLDGDIWLLGRVDDVMNVSGHRLSTAEIESSLVAHPWTAEAAVVGAADETTGQAVVAFVILKASQAAQVTDVAAASEELRKHVAGQIGAIARPRQVFIVNELPKTRSGKIMRRLLRDLAEGREVGDTTTLADTSIMQVISDQVK, translated from the coding sequence ATGACCGTTCAGATCGATCACGCGCTCGAGGAGATCAGGCGATTCCGCCCGAGCCCCGAGTTCGCCGCCAATGCCGTTGCCGATGCGGGCCTCTACGACGCCGCGCACGCCGATCGGGTCGGGTTCTGGGCCGACCAGTCGCGCGAGCTGCTGCAGTGGGACAAGCCCTTCACGAAGACCCTCGACTGGACCAATCCGCCGTTCGCGAAGTGGTTCGAAGACGGCGAGTTGAACGTCGCCGTCAACTGCCTCGACCGCCACGTCGAAGCCGGCAACGGCGACCGCGTGGCCCTGCACTGGATCGGCGAGCCGGGCGACACCCGCGACATCACCTACGCCGAACTCACCGCAGAGGTCAAGCGCGCCGCGAACGTGCTTACCGACCTCGGCGTCGGTTCCGGCGACCGCGTCGCCATCTACCTGCCGATGATCCCCGAGGCGGTCGTCTCGATGCTGGCCGTCGCCCGCATCGGCGCGATCCACTCGGTGGTGTTCGGCGGGTTCAGCGCCGACAGCCTCGCCTCGCGCATCGACGACGCCGAGGCATCCCTCGTCATCACCGCCGACGGCGGATACCGCAAGGGCAAGGTCTTCGCCCTCAAGCCCGTGGTCGACGACGCGCTCACGAAGTCCGTCGGCGGCAGCGTGCGCAACGTGCTCGTCGTCAAGCGCGGCGAGAACGAGGTCGAGTGGTCCGAGGGCCGCGACCTCTGGTGGCATGAGACCGTGGCCACCGCCTCGTCCGAGCACGAGGCCGCGTCGTTCGAGGCCGAGCACCCGCTGTTCATCCTCTACACGTCGGGCACGACCGGAAAGCCGAAGGGCATCCTGCACACCAGCGGCGGATACCTCACGCAGGCCGCGTTCACGCACCGCAACGTGTTCGACCTGCACCCCGAGACCGACGTGTACTGGTGCACCGCCGACGTCGGCTGGATCACCGGCCACTCCTACGTCGTCTACGGCCCCCTCGCGAACGGCGCGACGCAGGTGCTCTACGAGGGCACGCCCGACACGCCGCACCCCGGCCGCTGGTGGGAGATCGTCGAGCAGTACAAGGTCTCGATCCTGTACACGGCGCCTACCGCCATCCGCTCGTTCATGAAGCTGGGCCGGCAGATCCCGCAGGCGTTCAGCCTGCGCTCGCTGCGCCTGCTCGGCTCGGTCGGCGAGCCCATCAACCCCGAGGCCTGGATCTGGTACCGCCACGTCATCGGCGGCGGCTCGATCCCCGTGGTCGACACCTGGTGGCAGACCGAGACCGGCGCGATCATGATCTCGGCACTGCCGGGAGTGACCGACCTGAAGCCGGGCAGCGCCCAGGTCGCGGTGCCCGGCATCGCGATCGACATCCTCTCCGACGACGGCACCCCCGTCGAGGGCGAGGAGGGCGGCCTGCTCGTCGTCACCGAACCGTGGCCATCGATGCTGCGCGGCATCTGGGGCGACCCCGAGCGCTTCAAGGAGACGTACTGGGAGAAGTTCGGCGACAAGTACTTCGCCGGCGACGGCGCGCGCCGTGACCTCGACGGCGACATCTGGCTGCTGGGCCGCGTCGACGACGTCATGAACGTGTCGGGGCACCGCCTCTCGACCGCCGAGATCGAGTCCTCGCTCGTCGCGCACCCCTGGACCGCCGAGGCCGCCGTCGTCGGCGCCGCCGACGAGACCACGGGTCAGGCGGTCGTCGCCTTCGTGATCCTGAAGGCCAGCCAAGCCGCCCAGGTCACCGATGTCGCCGCCGCGAGCGAAGAGCTGCGCAAGCACGTCGCCGGGCAGATCGGCGCCATTGCGCGCCCCCGCCAGGTGTTCATCGTGAACGAACTGCCCAAGACCCGATCAGGCAAGATCATGCGGCGCCTGCTGCGCGACCTCGCCGAGGGCCGCGAGGTCGGCGACACCACGACGCTCGCCGACACCTCGATCATGCAGGTCATCAGCGACCAGGTGAAGTAG
- a CDS encoding type II secretion system F family protein, translating to MLSESAAPAAPAAAVETRVRAGLVRALEVLRSRVPMLRRAPDAAAGVDRVAGVVERLAVLLSAGVPASAAWRHLSESGEPDPVLDAAAEAGELGAPIAAAIAAARGERPESDGWAVLAAAWQVASESGAPLTTSLRELATAMRDEAQVRREVRTSLAGPAASARMVLALPLVALGFGSVLGFDTASVLLGNPIGLVCLLLGAAFLWVAFRWSRSLAARAAAFDEGAGLELELLAIGMAGGASIDRARAVVASALASHGLDRGRGGGTGTSRRLEETVRLAERAGAPLVELLRAEAQRGRRIARTDAATRGAALGVRLMLPLGICVLPAFVLLGVAPLLISVVTGTLGAE from the coding sequence ATGCTGAGCGAGTCTGCCGCACCCGCCGCGCCTGCCGCCGCGGTGGAGACGCGCGTTCGAGCCGGTCTCGTCCGAGCGCTCGAGGTCCTGCGCTCTCGGGTGCCGATGCTCCGCAGGGCTCCGGATGCCGCGGCCGGCGTCGATCGGGTCGCGGGCGTGGTCGAGCGGCTCGCGGTGCTGCTCTCGGCGGGCGTCCCCGCGTCGGCGGCGTGGCGCCATCTCTCCGAGTCCGGCGAGCCCGACCCGGTGCTCGACGCCGCCGCGGAGGCCGGCGAGCTCGGTGCGCCGATCGCCGCCGCGATCGCCGCCGCTCGCGGCGAACGGCCGGAGTCCGACGGATGGGCCGTGCTCGCCGCGGCGTGGCAGGTCGCGAGCGAATCCGGTGCGCCGCTCACGACGAGCCTGCGCGAGCTCGCGACCGCGATGCGCGACGAAGCGCAGGTTCGACGCGAGGTGCGCACCTCGCTCGCGGGCCCGGCGGCCAGCGCGCGCATGGTGCTCGCGCTGCCGCTGGTCGCGCTCGGCTTCGGATCCGTCCTCGGCTTCGACACCGCCTCGGTGCTGCTCGGCAACCCGATCGGGCTGGTCTGCCTCCTCCTCGGCGCCGCGTTCCTCTGGGTGGCGTTCCGCTGGAGCCGATCGCTCGCGGCGAGGGCAGCGGCGTTCGACGAGGGCGCCGGACTCGAACTCGAGCTCCTCGCGATCGGCATGGCCGGCGGCGCCTCCATCGACCGTGCGCGTGCCGTGGTCGCATCGGCGCTCGCGAGCCACGGGCTCGATCGAGGTCGCGGAGGCGGCACCGGGACATCCCGAAGGCTCGAGGAGACCGTGCGCCTGGCCGAGCGGGCCGGGGCGCCGCTCGTCGAGCTCCTCCGTGCCGAGGCGCAACGTGGCCGCCGCATCGCCCGCACCGATGCCGCGACCCGCGGCGCCGCACTCGGCGTGCGGCTCATGCTGCCGCTCGGCATCTGCGTGCTGCCCGCCTTCGTGCTGCTCGGAGTCGCACCCCTGCTCATCTCGGTCGTCACCGGCACCTTGGGTGCCGAATGA
- a CDS encoding Bax inhibitor-1/YccA family protein produces MALDNPAFSRNSAFSSQGAQAVAQDVSAQQLQEMYNQPATLPDREVMQIETTIQKSVVGFGLLLVGAALGWVTLDTVPFLWVGAGIVGFVLALVNIFKKQPSPALVLAYAGVQGVFVGGISAWYEAVYGGGIVAQAVIATLVVFGVTLALFASGKIRASKKATKVFLIAMVGYLVFSVINMILMWTGVNNDPWGLRGAEIAGIPFGLILGVLVVIMAAYSLVLDFDFIQQGVRNRAPKKYEWTGVFGIMVTVIWLYLEILRMIAITRD; encoded by the coding sequence ATGGCTCTCGACAATCCCGCCTTCTCGCGGAATTCCGCCTTCTCATCGCAGGGAGCCCAGGCCGTCGCGCAAGACGTCTCGGCGCAGCAGCTGCAGGAGATGTACAACCAGCCCGCGACGCTGCCCGACCGCGAGGTCATGCAGATCGAGACCACCATCCAGAAGTCGGTGGTCGGCTTCGGCCTCCTGCTCGTGGGTGCCGCACTCGGCTGGGTGACCCTCGACACGGTTCCGTTCCTCTGGGTCGGCGCCGGCATCGTCGGCTTCGTGCTCGCGTTGGTCAACATCTTCAAGAAGCAGCCCTCCCCCGCCTTGGTGCTCGCATACGCCGGCGTGCAGGGCGTCTTCGTCGGCGGAATCTCGGCGTGGTACGAGGCCGTGTACGGCGGCGGCATCGTGGCGCAGGCCGTCATCGCGACGCTCGTCGTGTTCGGCGTGACGCTGGCGCTCTTCGCCTCTGGCAAGATCCGCGCGTCGAAGAAGGCCACGAAGGTCTTCCTCATCGCGATGGTCGGCTACCTCGTGTTCTCGGTCATCAACATGATCCTCATGTGGACCGGCGTCAACAACGACCCGTGGGGCCTCCGCGGCGCGGAGATCGCCGGCATCCCGTTCGGCCTCATCCTCGGCGTGCTCGTCGTGATCATGGCGGCGTACTCGCTCGTGCTCGACTTCGACTTCATCCAGCAGGGCGTGCGCAACCGTGCCCCCAAGAAGTACGAGTGGACCGGCGTCTTCGGCATCATGGTCACCGTCATCTGGCTCTACCTCGAGATCCTGCGCATGATCGCGATCACGCGCGACTAG